A window from Fibrobacter sp. UWB11 encodes these proteins:
- a CDS encoding ATP-binding protein — protein MQNCVKEIVVDSKFENVRALTEFVESSLEPYHPSMKAVTQIGVAIDELFSNVVRYSGSANMKLILHVNEDVLTAKLTFIDEGVAYDPLSKADPDVTLSAEDREIGGLGIFLVKKIMDGVEYKRDGQKNVLTVVKKLT, from the coding sequence ATGCAAAATTGCGTTAAAGAAATTGTAGTTGATTCGAAGTTCGAAAATGTCAGGGCTCTTACTGAGTTTGTTGAAAGTTCTCTAGAACCCTATCATCCGTCAATGAAAGCTGTTACGCAAATTGGCGTTGCCATTGATGAGTTGTTTAGTAATGTTGTTCGTTATTCGGGATCTGCAAATATGAAACTCATCCTGCATGTGAACGAGGATGTGTTAACCGCAAAGTTGACATTTATTGATGAAGGTGTAGCGTATGATCCGCTTTCGAAGGCTGATCCGGACGTGACACTTTCGGCGGAAGATCGCGAAATTGGTGGGCTTGGAATTTTTCTTGTGAAGAAAATTATGGACGGCGTTGAATACAAACGCGATGGCCAAAAGAATGTTTTAACAGTTGTAAAAAAACTGACTTAA
- a CDS encoding STAS domain-containing protein, protein MKIEKNVDASKVSFALEGRLDTMTAPLLESEIQGKLDGVTDLEFNFAKLTYISSAGLRVMLAAQKVMNKQGTMVIKNVCDEIKEIFEVTGFSDILTVV, encoded by the coding sequence ATGAAAATCGAAAAAAATGTGGATGCATCCAAGGTGTCATTTGCCCTAGAAGGTCGTTTGGACACTATGACTGCGCCTTTGCTCGAATCTGAGATTCAAGGCAAGTTGGATGGTGTTACGGACTTGGAATTTAATTTTGCTAAGCTGACGTATATATCTTCGGCAGGCTTGCGTGTTATGCTTGCTGCGCAGAAGGTTATGAATAAGCAAGGCACGATGGTTATCAAGAACGTATGTGATGAAATAAAAGAAATTTTTGAGGTGACGGGATTTTCAGATATTTTGACGGTTGTCTAA